In the genome of Streptomyces sp. Tu 3180, the window CTATCCTGTCCCGCATGCTGCAGACCGGCTCCAGTACCACGACCCGCGAGGCCATCCGCTCGGCCGCTGCCCGGCTGTTCCGGGACCAGGGTTTCTCCAGGACCACCGTCCGCCGGATCGCGGCGGCGGCCGACACGGACCCTGCGCTGGTGATCCGTCATTTCAAGAGCAAAGAACTCCTGTTCCTGGAGACGATGCACCTGACGATCGACGACGAGCCGCTGCTCGACGTGCCGCTGGAGCAGTTGGGCGATCGGCTCGCCGAACTCCTCGTCGAACTCGACGGTTCCGCGCGGGGCGTCTTCCTGGCCCTGGTGCACGGCGGCAACGAACCGCAGATCCACGAACGTCTGCGCGGCACGCACGAGAACCTCTTCGTCGCACCCCTGCGCCGCCGTCTGTCCGGCCCCGACGCCGACGTCCGTGCGCGCATGGCGGCCGCCTTGGCCGGGGGACTGCTGTACGCACTGTGGGTGGTCGAGGACGAGGGACTGCTGCGGACGGACCGCACGGAACTGGTGTCACGGTACGGCGCGCTGCTTCAAGGGGTGCTGACCCCCCGGGACCACTGACGTCCTCGTGGCGTCGCCGGGGCGGGGCCGGCCGCGGCGGGGCGTCCACCGACGAGGGGTGTCGCGGCAGGCGGATCTCGCGGCGGCCGTGCCGGAGGAGCGCGTCGGGCGGCCGGGGCCGGTGAGGGCGGTGTCGGCTCCGGCCGCTGCGCCGCAGCGGTGACCGGAGGTCTTCAAGGGGCCGGACTCCTCGCCTCCCGCCCGGATTCGGCCGCAAGGCGGCCCCGGGACGACCGGTCAGGCACGGCTCCGTCGCGGGCGCCCTCCTCCCCCTGGAGGGCGGCGCCCCCTCCGGGCGTCAGAACGGCAGCCGCCCCCGCGCCCGTCGGCCCGCGGAGCCGCTGCGGCCGACCGCGCGGGAACTGGAGCGGAAGGGCTTGCTGAAGAGGCGCCCGAGCGGGCCCGGGGCCTTGGACCCGGCCCGGGAACCGAGGCCGAGCGTGCGCTGCGCTCCGTTCTGCGGGTGCCGGGAGAGACGCGGGACGAGGAAGGCGAGGGCGGCGATGACCACGCAAACGGCGATGATGCCGACAACCATCATGAGGGCCTCCGGAGTCGGGGGTGCGGACGCCGGACCGGTCGGTCCGTGTGGGACCGCGTGCCCCGTTCCCGCGTGAACACGCTTCCGGACCGGGGCGGCCCGCCACCGTGACGTCCGCGCCGGCGTCGCGCCCCCCGGCGCGGTCCCGGTGCCGTCGTGCGCGTGCGGCCTCAGCGCCGTTCGTACCCCCGGAGGAACGCGCGCACCCCGGATGCGATCAGTTCGTCCCGCTTCCCGTCCGGCAGGGGCAGGCCCCCCTGGTAGGTGCGGTCGCTGATCTCGCCGACGGTCAGCTGCAGGAAGTGGCTCGCGGCACGCTCCGGGTCCGGGGCGTCGAGCAGCCCGTCCTCGGCCAGTTCACGGAAGCGGGCCGCCACCCCCTTGAGGGC includes:
- a CDS encoding TetR family transcriptional regulator, whose product is MLQTGSSTTTREAIRSAAARLFRDQGFSRTTVRRIAAAADTDPALVIRHFKSKELLFLETMHLTIDDEPLLDVPLEQLGDRLAELLVELDGSARGVFLALVHGGNEPQIHERLRGTHENLFVAPLRRRLSGPDADVRARMAAALAGGLLYALWVVEDEGLLRTDRTELVSRYGALLQGVLTPRDH
- a CDS encoding DUF6411 family protein, whose product is MMVVGIIAVCVVIAALAFLVPRLSRHPQNGAQRTLGLGSRAGSKAPGPLGRLFSKPFRSSSRAVGRSGSAGRRARGRLPF